The following are encoded in a window of Rhizobium sp. WYJ-E13 genomic DNA:
- a CDS encoding MSMEG_0567/Sll0786 family nitrogen starvation N-acetyltransferase, whose amino-acid sequence MMLEPFSAYRASEFQVKFSTSDWERQEAHALRRAVFCEEQKIFESDDRDAIDDHAIPIVALSMMGVAADRLVGTVRIHQEEPGLWWGSRLAVHADFRKIGALGATLIRLAVSSANAMGCHTFLANVQVQNGLLFRRLHWDVIEEFEVYGKPHLRMKADLAWYPPCPTPETGLVALARKAA is encoded by the coding sequence ATGATGCTGGAGCCTTTCTCCGCCTATCGTGCCAGCGAATTCCAGGTGAAGTTCTCGACCTCCGACTGGGAACGGCAGGAAGCGCATGCGCTGCGCCGCGCCGTCTTCTGCGAGGAGCAGAAGATCTTCGAGAGTGACGACCGTGATGCGATCGACGATCACGCGATCCCGATCGTGGCGCTGTCGATGATGGGTGTCGCGGCCGACAGGCTGGTTGGCACGGTGCGTATCCATCAGGAAGAGCCCGGCCTCTGGTGGGGCTCGCGGCTTGCCGTGCACGCGGATTTCCGCAAGATCGGCGCGCTTGGCGCAACGCTGATCCGGCTTGCCGTCTCCTCGGCCAATGCAATGGGCTGCCACACGTTTCTCGCCAATGTGCAGGTGCAGAACGGGCTGCTCTTCCGCCGTCTGCATTGGGACGTGATCGAGGAATTCGAGGTTTACGGCAAGCCGCATCTCAGGATGAAGGCGGATCTTGCCTGGTATCCACCCTGCCCGACGCCGGAAACCGGCCTGGTGGCGCTCGCCAGGAAGGCGGCGTGA
- a CDS encoding MSMEG_0568 family radical SAM protein, producing MENTTFLPTETLINELQSFGARLVDPKAGHESRRGGAGPSDHKALTIDGMTVMVPVHTAPAFESPYLVDKPDEEGRSRISRDGRVLGEVSFPLRPRFYERSTADGIPYSQIAVLHGRDVLATTVLQTCIRYQSRTKTCQFCAIGQSLAAGRTVAHKTPAQLAEVAKAAVELDGVKHMVMTTGTPKGPDRGASILADSARAIKTAVDLPIQAQCEPPEDDIWFSVMKEAGVDALGMHLEVVTPELRERIMPGKAQVPISKYMASFKAAVEVFGRGQVSTYILAGLGDTREAILDICEKLVAIGVYPFVVPFVPISGTPLESHPAPKPDFMHSILGPLSKMLVDSGLKAVDIKAGCGKCGACSALSSYERMLTK from the coding sequence ATGGAAAACACGACGTTTCTGCCGACCGAGACGCTGATCAACGAGTTGCAGTCCTTCGGAGCCAGGCTCGTTGATCCCAAGGCGGGGCATGAGAGCCGCCGCGGCGGCGCCGGCCCTTCCGACCACAAGGCGCTGACCATCGACGGCATGACCGTGATGGTGCCGGTTCATACTGCGCCGGCCTTCGAAAGCCCCTATCTGGTCGACAAGCCTGACGAGGAAGGCCGCAGCCGCATCAGCCGCGACGGGCGCGTGCTCGGCGAAGTGTCCTTCCCGCTGCGTCCGCGTTTCTACGAGCGCAGCACGGCCGACGGCATTCCCTATTCGCAGATTGCCGTGCTGCATGGCCGCGACGTGCTGGCGACCACGGTGCTGCAGACATGCATCCGCTATCAAAGCCGCACCAAGACCTGTCAGTTCTGCGCCATCGGCCAGTCGCTGGCGGCCGGTCGCACCGTCGCCCACAAGACGCCGGCGCAGCTGGCGGAAGTCGCCAAGGCTGCCGTCGAGCTCGATGGCGTCAAGCATATGGTGATGACGACGGGTACGCCGAAGGGGCCGGATCGCGGCGCTTCGATCCTTGCAGACAGCGCCCGCGCCATCAAGACCGCCGTCGACCTGCCGATCCAGGCGCAATGCGAGCCGCCGGAAGACGACATCTGGTTCTCGGTAATGAAGGAAGCCGGCGTCGATGCGCTTGGCATGCATCTGGAAGTCGTCACGCCCGAATTGCGCGAGCGCATCATGCCCGGCAAGGCGCAGGTGCCGATCTCAAAATACATGGCCTCCTTCAAGGCGGCGGTCGAGGTCTTCGGGCGCGGGCAGGTCTCGACCTATATCCTCGCCGGTCTCGGCGATACGCGCGAGGCGATCCTCGATATCTGCGAAAAGCTTGTTGCTATTGGCGTCTATCCTTTCGTCGTGCCCTTCGTGCCGATTTCGGGAACGCCGCTCGAAAGCCATCCCGCGCCGAAGCCTGATTTCATGCATTCGATCCTCGGTCCGCTGTCCAAGATGCTGGTCGATAGCGGCTTGAAGGCCGTCGACATCAAGGCCGGCTGCGGCAAGTGCGGCGCCTGCTCTGCCCTTTCCTCCTATGAAAGGATGCTGACCAAATGA
- a CDS encoding Nit6803 family nitrilase gives MEKNKTVRAAAAQIAPDLTSREKTLARVLETIREAAAKGAEIIVFPETFVPWYPYFSFVLPPVLSGREHLRLYEEAVTVPSVATDAVAAAAREHGIVVALGVNERDHGSLYNSQLLFDADGRLILKRRKITPTYHERMIWGQGDASGLMVVDSHVGRLGALACWEHYNPLARYALMAQHEEIHIAQFPGSMVGPIFAEQMEVTIRHHALESGCFVVNATGWLTEEQINSITPDQGLQKALRGGCMTAIVSPEGKHLAPPITEGEGILIADLDMSLITKRKRMMDSVGHYARPELLHLVMDGRATQPMVGSAHSFETDTGTKTDGKHDVSADRDADQRVAVLRSQAR, from the coding sequence ATGGAGAAGAACAAGACCGTCCGGGCCGCAGCCGCGCAGATCGCGCCGGACCTGACATCACGCGAAAAGACGCTGGCGCGCGTGCTGGAGACCATTCGCGAGGCGGCCGCCAAGGGCGCCGAGATCATCGTCTTTCCGGAGACTTTCGTTCCCTGGTATCCCTATTTCTCCTTCGTCCTGCCGCCGGTTCTCTCAGGCCGCGAACATCTGCGCCTTTATGAAGAGGCCGTCACCGTTCCGAGTGTCGCCACCGACGCGGTCGCGGCGGCGGCCCGCGAACACGGCATCGTCGTGGCGCTCGGCGTCAATGAGCGCGATCACGGCTCGCTCTACAACAGCCAGCTTCTCTTCGATGCCGACGGCAGGCTCATCCTCAAGCGCCGCAAGATCACGCCGACCTATCACGAGCGGATGATCTGGGGCCAGGGTGATGCATCCGGGTTGATGGTGGTCGACAGCCACGTCGGGCGGCTCGGGGCGCTGGCCTGCTGGGAGCACTACAATCCGCTCGCCCGCTACGCGCTGATGGCCCAGCACGAGGAAATCCATATCGCCCAGTTTCCGGGATCGATGGTCGGGCCGATCTTTGCCGAGCAGATGGAAGTGACGATCCGCCATCATGCGCTCGAAAGCGGCTGCTTCGTCGTCAATGCCACCGGCTGGCTGACCGAGGAGCAGATCAATTCCATCACGCCCGACCAGGGACTGCAGAAGGCGCTGCGCGGCGGCTGCATGACGGCGATCGTCTCGCCCGAGGGCAAGCATCTGGCGCCGCCGATCACCGAGGGCGAAGGCATCCTGATTGCCGATCTCGACATGAGCCTGATCACCAAGCGCAAGCGGATGATGGATTCGGTCGGCCACTATGCCCGGCCCGAACTGCTGCACCTCGTCATGGACGGCCGCGCCACCCAGCCGATGGTCGGCTCCGCACATTCCTTCGAAACAGACACAGGAACCAAGACCGATGGAAAACACGACGTTTCTGCCGACCGAGACGCTGATCAACGAGTTGCAGTCCTTCGGAGCCAGGCTCGTTGA
- a CDS encoding MSMEG_0572/Sll0783 family nitrogen starvation response protein, translating into MPAVTAPAHADGDFFVDYEEKVFEDVQAKEGEKALITFHTVAFEGSIGLVNLLQAKRLKRKGFETSVLLYGPGVTLGVQRGFPKLGAEAFPGHLNFNNQIKGFMEEGGKVYACRFALQALYGHGEQSLIPGIRPISPLDVLDMILIHRRDGAFILDTWTL; encoded by the coding sequence ATGCCCGCAGTTACCGCACCGGCCCACGCAGATGGAGACTTCTTCGTCGATTACGAAGAGAAGGTCTTCGAAGACGTCCAGGCCAAGGAGGGTGAGAAAGCCCTCATCACCTTCCACACCGTCGCCTTCGAAGGATCGATCGGTCTCGTGAACCTGCTGCAGGCCAAACGCCTGAAGCGCAAGGGCTTCGAAACCTCCGTGCTGCTCTATGGCCCCGGCGTCACGCTCGGCGTGCAGCGTGGCTTTCCCAAACTCGGCGCGGAAGCCTTCCCCGGGCATCTCAACTTCAACAACCAGATCAAGGGTTTCATGGAAGAAGGCGGCAAGGTCTATGCCTGCCGCTTCGCGCTGCAGGCGCTCTACGGCCATGGCGAACAGTCGCTGATCCCCGGCATCCGCCCGATCAGCCCGCTCGACGTGCTGGATATGATCCTGATCCACCGCCGCGACGGCGCCTTCATCCTCGACACCTGGACGCTCTGA